A genome region from Arthrobacter sp. SLBN-100 includes the following:
- a CDS encoding PhzF family phenazine biosynthesis protein, whose translation MTSPSPRSRLFHQVDVFSPEPYRGNPLAVVLDVEGLTAEQMQQFANWTNLSETTFLLPPTDPRADYRVRIFTGSEEFPFAGHPTLGSAHTWLESGGVPKSDGFVVQECAAGLVRVKHDGGRLAFAAPPLTRFGPVDALVLRQLAAGLRIPVSGIVDACWLVNGPEWIGVLLESAEQVLAVQPDLMAMGGLKVGVIGPHEPGADADFEVRTFIPGDAMMEDPVTGSFNAGAAQWLIGSSRAPREYVAAQGTALGRAGQIHVTADEGDIWVGGHSTTCIRGLVQV comes from the coding sequence GTGACTTCACCATCTCCGCGCAGCCGCCTCTTCCATCAAGTCGACGTCTTCTCGCCCGAGCCCTATCGCGGCAACCCACTGGCCGTCGTCCTTGACGTCGAGGGCCTGACGGCCGAACAGATGCAGCAGTTTGCCAACTGGACCAACCTGTCCGAGACGACATTCCTGCTTCCCCCGACAGATCCCCGCGCCGATTACCGGGTGCGGATCTTCACTGGCAGCGAGGAGTTCCCGTTTGCCGGGCACCCGACCCTCGGCTCGGCCCACACCTGGCTGGAATCCGGGGGAGTGCCGAAATCCGACGGATTTGTCGTGCAGGAATGTGCCGCCGGTTTGGTCAGGGTGAAGCACGACGGCGGGCGGCTGGCTTTCGCTGCGCCGCCGCTCACCCGCTTCGGTCCGGTCGATGCCCTTGTACTCCGCCAGCTGGCCGCCGGCCTGCGGATTCCCGTATCCGGCATCGTGGATGCTTGCTGGCTGGTCAACGGGCCTGAATGGATTGGCGTGCTGCTGGAATCCGCCGAGCAAGTGCTGGCCGTCCAGCCCGACTTGATGGCAATGGGCGGGCTGAAGGTGGGTGTCATCGGCCCGCACGAACCAGGCGCAGACGCCGACTTCGAGGTTCGCACCTTCATCCCAGGTGACGCGATGATGGAAGACCCCGTGACCGGCAGTTTCAACGCCGGAGCTGCACAGTGGCTGATCGGCAGCAGCCGGGCTCCCCGGGAGTATGTGGCTGCCCAGGGAACGGCTCTGGGCCGGGCAGGCCAGATCCATGTTACGGCTGACGAGGG